From Podospora bellae-mahoneyi strain CBS 112042 chromosome 5, whole genome shotgun sequence:
tcatGGTGccgagaagagagaaaagctTGAGCAGCATGAGGAGCAATTTTGTTTTTAGAGCAACGGCAGGTTGGATGGGAAAGGTTCATGAGGTCTATGGTTTATCTAGCGTCAAAACATAGAAGGTTGATTTCCTGTATGATGGTACTATAATGACCACAGAATACGTCAAGGGGGTTGAAGTCTTATGCACCATGATAAATAAATAGTGGCATTGACTTGTTCGTTCGTCTTATATTTTGAAGCAACCAAGCAACCAagcaaccctaacccttgcACATATGCATGTCAAagttgatggtgtggtgtcATTTTCCTTGgcaggaagagaggaggcCGACGATCGTACCACATGTGGATAGTGGGGGTACACGGGGGATCTCACTGGCCTGATTTCATCCATCTTTCAGGAGTCGCCAGTGGGAATTTGAACGACACGCCATTCGATATAGAAacctctcccctttctcttATCTCATTCTTTTGTCCTTGTATGCCACCCACGAACAACCTACGCATGAACGACGAATGATCTGAATCCACTCCAGACCAATTGGAGGATTTGAGCTGAAATGAAAGGGGTTTGAAGGTATTTGgagttgttgttattgttgttattgttgggACAAGACGACGACCAGGAAAACGTGGCCGCACCAGTACCAACTACACCCCCTTGCCTCGCACCACCGGATATGGCTATTTTTTGAAGAGAGACGACGCCGGATTTTTACTTTACAAGCCTTGAGGAGCCCAGCTCTCAATTGTTTGTTTGACAAGGGACTCCCTCTATCACTCACTACACGACCACGCCGGCAATCATGGCGAAATTAACCAAGGAACGCACCTACCCGCTGATGAGCCGCCGGGAGATCGAGGCTCAGATTGCTGATGGGAGGCACATGGTTATCGTGGACGGACATGTTCTCAAGGTCGATGCCTTTATGCAGTTTCACCCTGGTGGTGACAAGGCGATGAAGCAcatggtggggagggatgcTACGGATGAGGTCAATGGGCTTCATTCCCCTGAGGCGAGGGCGATGATGAACAAGTATCGCGTTGGAAGGATTGAAGGAAGGTGGAATAATTTCTTGCCGCCTATTCAAGGTGGTAAATTTAGGAAACGGCTTGAAGATGGGGCAATggagttggaagaggaggatgattcTGGACGGCTGTCGGCTCCGGCGGTGACGATAACGGCAGACACACTGTCGAGCAAGCTGGAGTCTAGACCACCCTCGCCAGTGTTTGATGTTGACGGTAGTGCTTTGCGGAAGAGACAGGTGAAGGAATCAATGGGGTCGAGTGCTGCGTCGATAACCTCGGCATCGTCGCTAGAGGAGTCTCATGGTTATGAGAGTCTACCTCTCGACGGCATGGCCcacctcgacatcctcacACGCAAGGAGATCAAGCTTGACCTGGACAAATACCCGGCTGTTGACCAGGATACCCAAGAGGTCATCGTCGAGAAGTACCGCAAGCTCCACGACCGCATCAAGGCTGATGGGTTGTATGACTGCAACTATTACGCCTACGTCATCGAATGCTCCCGGTACATCACCTTTTTTGGcctgatgctgctgttcctCAATTGGAAGTGGTACATCCCCAGCGCTTTCTTTCTTGGTGTTTTCTGGCATCAGCTTGTCTTCTCCGCCCATGACGCCGGCCACATGGGGATTACGCACAATTTTCAGGTTGATACCATTATCGGGATCATCATTGCGGATTTCTTGGGAGGGTTGTCGTTGGGATGGTGGAAACGCAGTCATAACGTCCACCATATTGTGACAAATTCGCCGGAGCACGACCCCGACATCGAGCACATGCCGTTTTTTGCTATTTCCCACCGTTTTTTGGAGAGTCTGAGGTCGACGTACTACGAGCGGATCATGCCGTacgatgctgctgccaagtTCTTCATTTCGATGCAGCACAACTTGTATTATGTCATCATGCTCTTTGGGAGGTTCAACCTCTACCGGTTGTCGATGGAGTATCTGGTCCTCGGGCAGGGGccgaaaaagggggtggcggCCTGGCACCGCTGGTTCGAGTTTGCTGGACAGGTCTTTTTCTGGTATTGGTTTGGGTACGAGCTGCTGTACAAGTCCGTCGATGGCGGTTGGAACAGGTTCTGGTTCGTGATGGTCAGCCACATGGTGACTTGCCCGCTGCATGTGCAGATCACGCTGAGCCACTTCGCCATGTCGACGGCTGAtttgggggtggatgagagtTTCCCGCAAAAGATGCTGCGGACGACCATGGATGTGGATTGTCCGACCTGGCTGGACTTCTTTCACGGTGGTCTGCAGTTTCAGGCGATTCACCATTTGTTTCCGAGGATTCCGAGGCATAACCTGAGGAAGACGCAGAGGTTGGTGCAGGAGTTTTGCGATGATGTCGGGATTCCGTATGCGCTCTTTGGGTTTGTGGATGGGAACAAGGAGGTgattgggaggttgggggaggtggcgaggCAGGCGGCTATTTTGAAGAAGTGTCAGGGGGTTatgattggggaggggagggtggaggatcatcatcatcaacatcactaAGGGGGAAGGATGAGTAGAAAGGGATGAGGTGTGGGAAGGAGTGTGAGGTTGTATATGGCTGGAAGGTTAGCTGTAGTGATAACCCTCAAAAGTTGACCTTATTCTATAGACTAGAACTTTTGATTCCTCTTGGATAGGTGTGTGAAGAGTGAGGGGATATGAGGCAGTCCTTTTTGGCCCACCGTTAGATCTCTTGGGTGATTCgaaccaagatcaaggaatAGTCACGAGGCCCTTCCTTCTGCAAGCCAACGAGGAGGCAATCCTTTTATAATGAGATCGCCGAGGTTCTTCAGGTCGCCGCTCACAGTGCGTGATAGCCAAGGGACTACTgtgatgggggttgatgggggggatTCTTGGGTTACAGAAAACGAGCCAAGGCCCTGGATCAGCCCCCCATCTTGCCGCCTCTTGCATGCAGATAATGCAGTAGCTCCAAGGGACACGGACCAAGATCCGCAGACCCAATCCTACCCCGGTACTTGAGATTCCGACATCATGACCCGTACCCCAATTCTTGCGCGCAAGTTGGCGAGGCAGGCTGTCAGGTAATGGcgtggttggcggtggtcgAGTGCCCTGGCTCGCTCTTATTTGGCTGTTTCATCATGATTCACCGAGATTTAAGAAATcgatggaggaagagctgCTGAAGGGGGGCGCTGGTTTCCTTTGCTCCTCTAGGACAGCTACCGTAGCTTCGGTCTCTGGTGATTAATACTTCACTCTTTTGTTTgcttttatttctttatttttCTCGCCGAATGAATGAGATTCTCCGGTTCTGGTGCCGTAGACCTTGCTGCATGTTTTCGTTCCCATCATTAAAGCCAATTGATGAGTCGGGGAGCGTGGTCCAGGTCGAACCGGCTGCCGACATTGTGCTCTCGTCAGGTTTACGAACACGGCCTGGGCAGGCACCTAATAAACTAACTGACCAAAAGAAGCAACACCAATGAACAGATTGTCATAAGATGTTTCGCATCTGGGTCGAGTTTGCGAGctgggggggtgaggggaagTGTGCTCCCAGCAATACGGAAATACAAGACTTGAAGAATGCACGTCACAGACAGTCTACCCTGTCTTTTTACCTAAGATCCTGCCCGCGGGATTGGGGAGAAACGAGTGTAAGCATGGGTGTGAGTGATAGCGGAGGGCACTAACTACACTGGTTACAACCGCATCTCGGTCTCCCCCGCCTCTCGCTTCTCACCAACAGACCTCGTAAGCCAAGCAGTCTCAAGTGTGAGAAGTGGTGCGATGTTGGGCCATGCCGGGGCCCTAGTTtatgttttcttttgagATAGTTGAGAAAACACAAAAGAAATTGGCTAGATACGTCAGGACAAGACATGGGTTTCAGTTTGCTTGTCGATGGTTGCTTCTCGATGGATCGATGCCGGCAGCCTTCCGCCAGTGTCCCCATGTCGTGTCGTGCATAGGCTTCATCCCACTTGTTTTTGCAGGCGTCTCCGATTGTTTATCTCTGCTTGCCCCCAGTTTTTCATTAGCCACTATCCCCGAAGGCAAACCGATTTTGATAGTCCAAGACCACACATAtactcacacacacacacacacacacacacacacacacacacacacagacacaccCGGGCACACACACCATGCCACTTACCTACTCAGATGACCATTGCGATCGTTGCAACTCACTGCTActgctgaggaagaagaagtaTATGATAAAAAGCAATGTGACCGAGGAATTTGGTCAGTCGTGGTACCCTGTATGAATGGGGGATATATCTTTGtgccctccctccctccctccttctctgtCAGTTTTGAAGGGTTTTCTTGAGCAAGCAAGCTTGCGAGTTTTATTATACCTACGGTTCTTACCTACTACATACAACGAGACTGTGCTAGCAGTTCAGTTGACACTCTCAACGCCAGAAGTCCTAATCACTgctacatcatcatcatcatcatcatcatcatcatcatcatcatcatcatcctaCCCGCCTTACACACCCGCCTACCTACATACAGCCAGCCCTTTCTCCTTTTCaaatcagcatcaccatTGTTGTATCTCATTTCCTCATTACGATTCCGCAAAGTTCTAAAGATGGGTAAGAGAAAGATGGACGAAGCCGCAGCCGAGCGGATCCGGGCAGCAAGAGGTGACAAGGTGGGTGGTAGCCTCTTCCCCATTTCACTCGATGTCATGTAGATGCTCACCATGTCCAAAACAGGACCCCTTCGCCAGACGGGCAGCAACCACGGTGCGGCAAAGCAAGCAGGGCGGCGAATCATCATCGGGCAAGAAAGATGGAAGCAGTAGCAAGGGTGGCAAGGGTGAGGGGAGTGGTAGCAAGGGGAGTAGTTCCTCAAATTGGAGGACATAGGTCGATGGAGGGGGTATGGGGAAGAATGTCATGAGACATGacaaggggttggtgaaaaGACATGATGGGCTAGAATACTAAAGAATTCAAGGTTGCTGCTACTCCGAACATGCTGTTAACGTCTCCTGACAGGGAATAATATGCAGGTTGATGTGAAAGTAGATAAGATCTCTGCAAGATGATCTTACGTTTCTGATGTGTAAGAGTTTTAGTTGCTGGAACAGGTTTATGGCTATGGAAATTTGCATCACACACATCTACATTGACAGTTGGtatcaaccacccccactTGGAGGGAGCGTTCGTTGCTTGGCTACCCCGGAGCCGAGGCATTCTTAAGGAGTATCTGTATGGCTGGTTCCTCGTGGAATGTTCGGAGCGTCAGCCTCCCTTGGGCGGCCTCATGCTCGTCCGAACTAGATATGTTGCTGACAACCATGAAACTCGAACGGCATGAGACATTTCTCGCCCATGAagaggctggctggctggcttggctGGATAAGGTATGATGTCTTAACAACGTGGCCAGGACGGGTACAGCTGGTGGATGATAGGTCAAGCTCACAGCGTGTCGTTGCTTCTTTTCTGCCGACTGACCCCCCTGTCAGCCACGTCTCTTCACGCCCCATGTTGTAggagaaggcaaagaagcaAATGATTAACACAACGCGTGCCCGATAGCTTCTCTATGTGCTCgttgaagaggagaaagTACTGGAGTGGTGTAACGAGAGGTTACAGTAGACTCGAAGAAGGGGTCAGGCTTCTTTTGGTAAGCCGCAAGATGACACCCGACACATGGAAATGGCGTACATCCAGCCCTGGAGTACAACATAGGGTGGAACAACTGAGGACCGGTGAGCAAGCCATCGACCTCTTGTAGCAGCCCTTGGCTTATACAAGAATGCACAGAAGCAGAGCGAGGGTGATACCACTGCAGCCAGTCCAGCGCCCCTTCCACATGCCCAAGAGCTCGGCATCAGATGCTGTGTCCGAGGCCAACCATCAGCGGGGACTCGATGGTGAATCGGATGGGAGTCCATACGGCcttgaagggggtggtggcgtACATCTGATCCTCCTAGCACAGCAATGTGCCGGGCACACAGTGCATCGTTGAACCAGCGAGTTGTTCAGGGGACGATCCGATCTCTGAATGTCAACTCGTGCAGTGGAAGGCTACACCAGTGGAATATGCCATGGACTAACAGAACTGAATACAAGGTAGATATGCATATATAAAAGACTCTTGATACTGGTGCCATGGGTCATTGCGTAGCGGATCTCCTAGCTATCAATCAGCATATGGTAGTGGCCTAGTTCAAGAGCAGGAGAAGCAATCATGTCCCAAGTCAAGGAATGACACGTGCCCTAAACAAGGAGAAGATAGGTTGTcagtggttggtggtggtcgagtATGTCCTCAGACGTGGGATGGGAAAGCCTTCCAACCAAATCATCAGTGGCGGACATCGTTCCACAACAGTAAAGCTACTGTTCACTGAAGCAACAGACAGTTTGTTTGGAAACCGAGTAGACAAAACAAACACCTCACGTGTGAGGTCCTCGCTGCCCGCCGACCTCCTGTAGCGCTGCACTGCAGCGACGGCGAGTACCAAGATTGAAGGGCAGATGGTTGACAGAAACTGTGTTAAGAGCTCCTTACACAAGTGAAGGATGGGCACAGTGCGAAAGACTGCCtaaccccatcaaccccgccaaacgATTGCAGGCTGGATTCCTGTCCACCACAACTGTCACCTTTAACCCTCTTGGGAAACCACAGCCTCCACTCCCCGCCCTCGAACCCTTTGAAGCAGCACTCGCGGGCAGCATCCCCGTCGAGCCtcccaccatccaccaccagcaaccaacTTACACCGACCGCATCTCTGTATTGCCCATCTGTCAATCTCGCTATCTTGTCGGCTTATTCCACATTCCGAGTAGAAAGGAGTCCGGTGTAGTAGTATTGCCTGATACCCCAACAGACCAAACAGCTCTGTTCGTCACTCATCAAAGCCCAATCTGTGTCTCCAGTAACGGTCAAAGTTACCCCACGTCAGGAGCGGGAAGCACTCAGAGTGAACGCATTCCGTCATCGAGGCTCGGCTCGGAAGACGCCGAATTCGTTAACCACACAACAGGTCCGTCTCAGCAGACCAAGCTTCACATTCGGATCCGGACTCCGGGCAGACCATCTGAGTTGTGCTCCCGTGTTCACCACGTGAATCGGGCAGCCTTCTCGTCAAAGCCCGCTCCTGGTTCATCTTCCTACAACATTATGCCCGAGTAGCCAGGCCCCAAAGGAATCCCGTCTTCGAGATCCGGCGTGATGGATCCTACCATCCAGCGCGCCCTGAACGACAAGCTCTATGATAAGCGCAAGGTTGGCGCTCTCgagtatgttttttttttttttttttttttttttttccataTCTACATCGCATTGCATAGACAGCTGCATACCCGGGCCGCCCAGGCTGCAGGCAAACAGCCCCTTTCCCCTCTACCCTGCCCCTGATTCGATAATGGTTTCCTTCACATGACAAAGGATGAATGTAACTTGCATCTAACTCTCACACAGTCTTGAGCGCGTCATTCGCGAGGTAGTTGCCAAACAGGATAACGCCAGAATTGAGGCCATTCTCGACCAGCTGTGCAACGACTATGCCTACGCTGTCCACCAGCCCCATGCCCGCAACGGTGGGTTGATCGGCctggccgctgctgccattGCCTTGGGTTCTGTATGTTCTTGtcttccctcctcttctctgaTCTTCCCCTACCGTCACACCATTTGGGTGGCATGACGCCTACGCGCTACCGACCTCTTGCTTACCCGTGACCGTCGTTCGGTTTGCTACGAACAGGAACTCGCCAGATACCTTGAGGTCATTGTGCCACCGGTCCTAGCCTGCTTCACAGACCAGGATGCACGAGTCCGATACTATGCCTGCGAGGCCATGTATAACATTGCCAAGGTCGCAAAGGGCGAAATCCTCATCTATTTCAACCACATCTTCGATGCCCTCTGCAAGGTAGGCAGTCTCACTTGTTCTCCTTTTTCCCGCATACCCTTGTCTCACTATCTCTCTCGACACCTCTAGCTTGGTGCCGACTCGGAACTGTCAGTCAAGAACGGTGCCGAGTTGCTCGATCGTCTCATCAAAGATATCGTCTCAGAATCAGCAGCAACCTACGTTTCTGTCTTGGAGCAGCCGCCGCCATACCAAGAGGACGATAAGGACGTTCTGGATGACACGAATGAACTGCCAACGGCCTTCTCCCTGAAGAAGTTTATACCACTTCTTCGTGACCGCATTTATGCCATCAACCCTTTCACACGGACCTTTCTTGTGGGCTGGATTATTCTCCTGGACTCTATTCCAGACCTGGAGCTTGTCACTTTCCTGCCTGAATTTCTCGGAGGCCTGTTGCGATTCCTGAGTGACCCCAACCGGGACGTTCACGTGGCGACGCAGGGCTGCTTGGACAAGTTCCTCAACGAGATCAAGAGGATCGCCCGCATCAAGAAGGGGGTCGCCGAGAGCAAAAAGTCAAAGGGCGAAGGCAAACGGAAAAGAGAGGACTCGGTTGAGAGCGGGAGCATACGCCCCACTCTCGAAGAAGGCGACGAGGTGGATTCCGAAACGGCagccgacgacgatgagCTGGATAGCGAGGATGACTGGGTTCCAGGCCAAGACGTGCAGATCAACCACAAGGCGATTCTGGAGATTCTGACTGCCACACTTGACTCACCGCTGGGTAAGCCGCCCTTCGACAACGGTCGCCAAAAGACTGCTAATCTCACCCCGAatccagaagaagacggaCTGCTGGAGTCGCTCCGCTGGATTGTCGAATTTCTTGACATCTGCCCGGAGGAGGTACTCCCGTTTACTCCCAAGATTCTAGCTCATCTCTTGCCAGCAATGGCCAGTGGGGTTGAGTCAATTCGCCAGGCTGCCGCCAGGGTCAACACGTCACTGATGGACTATGTCGTCTCACTCTCTGACGATGCTGAGCTCGCAATCATTCCGCACCAGCTGTCTAGGATGCCGCACGGCGATCGCCAGGACGGAACCACAAGCGCCCGGGCATCCCTTTCCAGCTCGAGGGAGCTTGAGATACGAAGTCCCACCCCGGCCACGGGCAAGCCTCTTCCACGGACTCCAACCCCGGGCACGTCTGGCACTTTGCAACCACAAGCAGATCTTGATTATGCCGCTGCGGTAAACTCACTAACCCTGCTGTTTTTGAACGACCACGAAGCCACCCGTGTCGCTGCCCTCACGTGGCTCATCATGTTGCACCGCAAAGCACCCAGAAAGGTGCTGGCGTTTAACGATGGCACCTTCCCTGCACTTCTCAAGACACTCTCTGACCCAGCCGAAGCAGTCGTCACCAAAGATTTGCAACTACTTTCACAGATATCAAGGAATAGCGAAGACGACTATTTCACCAATTTTATGGTAAACTTGCTGCAGCTGTTCTCAACGGACCGGAAGCTTCTCGAGACAAGAGGAAACCTGATAATTCGCCAGCT
This genomic window contains:
- a CDS encoding hypothetical protein (EggNog:ENOG503NUM0; COG:I); this encodes MAKLTKERTYPLMSRREIEAQIADGRHMVIVDGHVLKVDAFMQFHPGGDKAMKHMVGRDATDEVNGLHSPEARAMMNKYRVGRIEGRWNNFLPPIQGGKFRKRLEDGAMELEEEDDSGRLSAPAVTITADTLSSKLESRPPSPVFDVDGSALRKRQVKESMGSSAASITSASSLEESHGYESLPLDGMAHLDILTRKEIKLDLDKYPAVDQDTQEVIVEKYRKLHDRIKADGLYDCNYYAYVIECSRYITFFGLMLLFLNWKWYIPSAFFLGVFWHQLVFSAHDAGHMGITHNFQVDTIIGIIIADFLGGLSLGWWKRSHNVHHIVTNSPEHDPDIEHMPFFAISHRFLESLRSTYYERIMPYDAAAKFFISMQHNLYYVIMLFGRFNLYRLSMEYLVLGQGPKKGVAAWHRWFEFAGQVFFWYWFGYELLYKSVDGGWNRFWFVMVSHMVTCPLHVQITLSHFAMSTADLGVDESFPQKMLRTTMDVDCPTWLDFFHGGLQFQAIHHLFPRIPRHNLRKTQRLVQEFCDDVGIPYALFGFVDGNKEVIGRLGEVARQAAILKKCQGVMIGEGRVEDHHHQHH
- a CDS encoding hypothetical protein (BUSCO:EOG09260M87; EggNog:ENOG503NV8T; COG:S), which codes for MDPTIQRALNDKLYDKRKVGALDLERVIREVVAKQDNARIEAILDQLCNDYAYAVHQPHARNGGLIGLAAAAIALGSELARYLEVIVPPVLACFTDQDARVRYYACEAMYNIAKVAKGEILIYFNHIFDALCKLGADSELSVKNGAELLDRLIKDIVSESAATYVSVLEQPPPYQEDDKDVLDDTNELPTAFSLKKFIPLLRDRIYAINPFTRTFLVGWIILLDSIPDLELVTFLPEFLGGLLRFLSDPNRDVHVATQGCLDKFLNEIKRIARIKKGVAESKKSKGEGKRKREDSVESGSIRPTLEEGDEVDSETAADDDELDSEDDWVPGQDVQINHKAILEILTATLDSPLGKPPFDNGRQKTANLTPNPEEDGLLESLRWIVEFLDICPEEVLPFTPKILAHLLPAMASGVESIRQAAARVNTSLMDYVVSLSDDAELAIIPHQLSRMPHGDRQDGTTSARASLSSSRELEIRSPTPATGKPLPRTPTPGTSGTLQPQADLDYAAAVNSLTLLFLNDHEATRVAALTWLIMLHRKAPRKVLAFNDGTFPALLKTLSDPAEAVVTKDLQLLSQISRNSEDDYFTNFMVNLLQLFSTDRKLLETRGNLIIRQLCTSLSAERIYRTLADCIEKEEDDGQTFFVALFRSWCYNAVATFSLCLLAQAYEQAYNLLQIFAELEMTVNILIQIDKLVQLLESPVFTYLRLQLLEPEKYPHLYKCLYGLLMLLPQSSAFAALKNRLNSVSSIGYLHIAPRPNATTPSVPSFDRPNRLKGREEGIIRWAELLEKFRTVQERARRLQRLGADTDDSPFGVGDLRIGGGDGTGDMKPATGREGGGTGPSRNAAGGGRDSPAGGTNNANSASSKPEPPPKTRTGLGRQLGRFGVAGRGKRNP